A single genomic interval of Sphingobium sp. EM0848 harbors:
- a CDS encoding SDR family oxidoreductase translates to MDALQARGAAFRAYGRSLDPVAMAARGASEVIEGSMLDIEALAEGMEEAATVIHVAPALQDKEVAMGQFAVDAARRAGIGHFIYISVIHPQIEYLMNHRAKLAVEDYLIGSGLPFTILRPMHYFQNIDVAAAIETGRMQLTYSVEQSLGFVDMADVGEVVARVATEEGHDYATYDLCGPQHLTGMEMSMMLTRLAGREVLPVRIPLDRLVQMLAPVLASDAVSIDWTASAIERLFLYYDRFGLNGNANVLRWLLGREPGTFLDFARLQIARSGGR, encoded by the coding sequence ATGGACGCGTTGCAGGCGCGCGGGGCGGCGTTCCGCGCTTATGGCCGTTCGCTCGATCCGGTGGCGATGGCAGCGCGGGGTGCCAGCGAGGTGATCGAGGGCAGTATGCTCGATATTGAGGCGCTTGCGGAAGGCATGGAGGAAGCCGCTACCGTGATCCATGTCGCGCCTGCCCTGCAGGACAAGGAGGTGGCGATGGGCCAGTTCGCCGTCGATGCCGCCCGCCGTGCCGGGATCGGCCATTTCATCTATATTTCGGTGATCCATCCCCAGATCGAATATCTGATGAACCATCGCGCCAAGCTGGCGGTGGAAGATTATCTGATCGGTTCGGGCCTGCCCTTCACCATTCTGCGACCGATGCATTATTTCCAGAATATCGACGTTGCGGCGGCAATAGAGACCGGGCGCATGCAACTGACCTATTCGGTCGAACAATCGCTGGGTTTTGTCGACATGGCCGATGTGGGCGAGGTGGTCGCAAGGGTCGCGACCGAGGAAGGGCATGATTATGCCACCTATGACCTGTGCGGGCCGCAGCATCTGACCGGTATGGAGATGAGCATGATGCTGACCCGGCTTGCGGGACGGGAGGTCCTCCCGGTGCGGATTCCACTCGACCGGCTGGTGCAGATGCTGGCGCCGGTTCTGGCGTCGGACGCGGTGTCGATCGACTGGACCGCGAGCGCGATCGAGCGGCTGTTCCTCTATTATGACCGCTTCGGGCTCAACGGGAACGCCAATGTGCTGCGCTGGCTATTGGGTCGGGAGCCCGGCACCTTCCTCGACTTTGCCCGCCTCCAGATCGCCCGTTCCGGCGGGCGCTAG
- a CDS encoding LysR substrate-binding domain-containing protein: MHLKGLDLNLLIALDALLSEHNVTRAAERVHISQPGMSAALQKLRWHFKDELLERIGRKLELTPRARALVDPVRDVLHRARALTAADQDFDPSTAERLFRLGGSSLCSELLALPLAQRLMREAPGIRFQFDDLLADTLTRLFEGGLDCAITVTQMLALDPTCLDRSFSERPLFTDRLVIAVAKDNPLVEESLSYEQFCSLPYIETRFGSHSTSIAEQILRRQSRRPVTRFWFPSFHQSLNAVAQTDMITIAPSLLVERYGQTLPLRSMEAPLELPSLPERLFWHPRNDFDPGHRWFRDLVTQVTAEVVGVNDLAPAGTGDLEAGKVEEGAGLPTQ, encoded by the coding sequence TTGCACCTTAAGGGGCTGGACCTCAATTTACTGATCGCGCTCGATGCGCTGCTGAGCGAGCATAATGTCACGCGCGCGGCGGAGCGGGTGCATATCTCTCAGCCGGGCATGAGCGCGGCGCTGCAAAAACTGCGCTGGCATTTCAAGGACGAACTGCTCGAACGCATCGGCCGCAAGCTGGAACTGACTCCGCGCGCCCGCGCACTGGTAGACCCGGTGCGCGATGTGCTCCATCGGGCGAGGGCGCTGACCGCCGCCGATCAGGACTTCGATCCCTCGACCGCCGAACGCCTTTTCCGTCTGGGCGGATCGTCGCTCTGCAGTGAATTGCTGGCGCTGCCGCTAGCCCAGCGCTTGATGCGCGAGGCGCCCGGCATCCGCTTCCAGTTCGACGATCTTCTCGCCGATACGCTGACGCGCCTGTTTGAGGGCGGACTCGATTGCGCGATCACCGTTACCCAGATGCTGGCGCTCGATCCGACCTGCCTCGACCGATCATTTAGCGAACGGCCGCTGTTCACCGACCGACTGGTCATCGCCGTGGCGAAAGACAATCCTCTGGTGGAGGAAAGTCTCAGCTATGAGCAATTCTGCTCGCTTCCCTATATCGAGACGCGGTTCGGCAGCCATTCCACCTCCATCGCCGAACAGATATTGCGGCGGCAGAGCCGGAGGCCAGTCACCCGTTTCTGGTTTCCGAGCTTCCACCAGTCGCTGAACGCCGTGGCGCAGACCGACATGATCACCATCGCTCCATCCCTGCTGGTCGAGCGCTATGGTCAGACGCTGCCACTGCGCAGCATGGAAGCGCCGCTGGAACTGCCTTCCCTTCCGGAACGGCTGTTCTGGCACCCCCGCAATGATTTCGACCCCGGCCATCGCTGGTTCCGTGACCTTGTAACGCAGGTGACTGCTGAGGTGGTGGGAGTCAATGATCTAGCGCCCGCCGGAACGGGCGATCTGGAGGCGGGCAAAGTCGAGGAAGGTGCCGGGCTCCCGACCCAATAG
- a CDS encoding amidohydrolase family protein — protein MFGCLRCALSRRAMMGGFAAAAAGAALAPRVRAATGGTDGAAWKAIDFHTHMFDPALPNLITGALTSTHVDTWLKAMKSPEEHVRHMDRHGTGSHVVGYSNATHGISWGDAAHDLKLYRATNDRIAGDWVAAHPGRFHGAFSLPMQDVGLAMGELVRCVTQLGMRVLQLSSCTPDGVYFGDRRFDPMWEAVQHHGLVVFIHPHGQDNRPPFDDFALSNSAGQGVEEIKVMASIIYNGVFDRFPGVKIVIAHGGGFLPHYYGRLDRNAVERPQTMRNIHRMPSSYLKDFHYDSCVYSPEILAALIRIVGVDRIVLGSDFPVGEEDGLAELRKTPGLTSAMVDRIAHGTPSQLLGI, from the coding sequence ATGTTCGGATGTCTGCGCTGCGCGCTGTCACGGCGCGCGATGATGGGAGGGTTCGCCGCCGCGGCCGCAGGGGCCGCGCTGGCCCCCAGGGTCCGGGCGGCCACGGGGGGAACCGATGGCGCAGCTTGGAAGGCTATCGACTTCCACACCCATATGTTCGATCCCGCCCTCCCCAATCTCATCACCGGCGCGCTGACCAGCACTCATGTCGACACCTGGCTGAAAGCGATGAAATCGCCCGAGGAGCATGTCCGCCATATGGACCGCCATGGCACAGGCAGCCATGTCGTCGGCTATTCCAACGCGACCCATGGCATCAGTTGGGGCGATGCCGCGCATGACCTGAAGCTCTACCGCGCTACCAACGATCGCATCGCGGGCGATTGGGTGGCGGCGCATCCCGGTCGCTTCCATGGCGCCTTCAGCCTACCGATGCAGGATGTCGGACTGGCGATGGGGGAACTCGTCCGCTGCGTGACCCAGCTGGGCATGCGGGTGCTGCAGCTTTCCTCCTGCACGCCCGACGGGGTCTATTTCGGCGACCGCCGCTTCGACCCGATGTGGGAAGCGGTCCAGCATCATGGCCTTGTCGTGTTCATCCACCCGCATGGGCAGGACAATCGCCCGCCCTTCGACGATTTCGCGCTCAGCAATTCAGCCGGACAGGGCGTGGAGGAGATCAAGGTCATGGCCTCGATCATCTACAATGGCGTGTTCGACCGCTTCCCCGGAGTCAAGATCGTGATCGCGCATGGCGGCGGCTTCCTGCCCCATTATTACGGGCGGCTCGATCGCAACGCCGTCGAACGCCCGCAGACCATGCGCAACATCCACCGCATGCCGAGCAGTTATCTCAAGGATTTCCATTATGACAGCTGCGTCTACAGCCCGGAAATCCTGGCAGCGCTGATCCGCATCGTCGGGGTGGACCGCATCGTGCTCGGATCCGATTTTCCGGTGGGCGAGGAGGACGGTCTTGCCGAATTGCGCAAGACGCCCGGCCTTACATCGGCGATGGTCGACAGGATCGCTCATGGCACCCCCTCTCAGCTGCTGGGTATATAG
- a CDS encoding fumarylacetoacetate hydrolase family protein has product MTNMQFPAVGIGRFVQEGAAPFVALVVDGAAYPIASAGKADTVDLFERWTEVWPELEQRVAAIRSSGERGIALSGLRTLPPVQPRQILCAGANYRRHVIDIMTDHEAGSEPGLDAAERRIRATRLMDHRAQAGSPFAFVKPISALAGPYDPLTIPADSIQTDWELELAVVIGRPARRVTRERAMDHVAGYTIANDISARDHITRPDIPGMGLDFIAGKSCPGFLPLGPLIVPTALIPDPHDLQITLRLDEQVMQDEASADMIFRIPRLIEFLSTHIQLMPGDIICTGSPAGNGTHYNRFLRDGDVMRGAIQGLGEQIVPCRVERTDEDAVLHRPFAPLGKPEV; this is encoded by the coding sequence ATGACGAACATGCAATTTCCGGCCGTGGGCATCGGCCGCTTCGTACAAGAGGGCGCCGCCCCCTTCGTGGCGCTCGTGGTCGATGGCGCCGCCTATCCGATCGCCAGCGCAGGCAAGGCCGACACCGTCGATCTGTTCGAGCGCTGGACCGAGGTGTGGCCGGAGTTGGAGCAGCGTGTCGCCGCCATCCGCAGCAGCGGCGAACGGGGCATCGCGCTCTCCGGCCTGCGCACGCTGCCGCCGGTCCAACCGCGCCAGATATTATGCGCGGGCGCCAATTACCGGCGCCATGTCATCGACATCATGACCGATCATGAGGCGGGTAGCGAACCGGGCCTTGACGCGGCGGAGCGGCGCATACGGGCCACCCGACTGATGGACCATCGTGCCCAGGCCGGTTCGCCCTTCGCCTTTGTGAAGCCCATTTCGGCGCTCGCGGGGCCCTATGACCCCCTCACCATTCCCGCCGACAGCATCCAGACCGACTGGGAACTGGAACTTGCGGTGGTCATCGGCCGCCCGGCGCGCCGCGTGACGCGCGAACGGGCAATGGATCATGTCGCGGGCTATACGATCGCCAATGACATCAGCGCGCGCGATCATATCACGCGGCCGGATATTCCCGGCATGGGGCTGGATTTCATCGCGGGCAAATCCTGTCCCGGCTTCCTGCCGCTGGGTCCGCTCATCGTCCCCACAGCGCTGATCCCCGATCCGCACGACCTGCAAATCACGTTGCGGCTGGACGAGCAGGTGATGCAGGATGAAGCGAGCGCGGACATGATCTTCCGCATTCCCCGGCTGATCGAATTTCTTTCCACTCACATCCAGCTAATGCCCGGAGACATTATCTGCACAGGTTCGCCGGCAGGCAACGGAACCCATTATAACCGCTTCCTGCGCGACGGCGATGTAATGCGGGGAGCGATTCAGGGGCTGGGCGAGCAGATCGTGCCCTGCCGTGTGGAAAGGACGGACGAAGATGCGGTACTGCACCGCCCCTTCGCCCCGCTTGGAAAGCCGGAAGTCTAA